A portion of the Bacteroides faecium genome contains these proteins:
- a CDS encoding AbgT family transporter, whose product MKTKWRMPHPATMFMLLTMAVVFLSWICDIYGLKVTLPQTGEDIRVQSLLSPEGIRWWLRNAIKNFTGFAPLGMVIIAMFGLGVAQHSGFIDACIRMGVGNRKEKRKIILWVIVLGLLSNAIGDGGYIILLPIAAMLFQWVGIHPIAGIVTAYVSVACGYSANIVLSTMDPLLAHTTQEAALAQTGYQGNTEPLCNYFFMSASTIVITAIVYWVTQKWLLPRLGKYEGSVKVEAYRPLSRKERRAIMISIMVAAVYVALVLWLTFSSYGILRGVNGGLMHSPFIAGILFLLSLGAGITGMAYGFSSGRYRTDNDVIEGLTQPMKLLGVYFVIAFFAAQMFACFEYSHLDKCLAIMGAELVSSFEPAPLAALVLFILFTAFINLIMVSATSKWAFMSFIFIPMFAQMGISPDVAQCAFRIGDSSTNAITPFLFYMPLVLTYMRQYDKQITYGTLLKYTWRYSLAILFAWTLLFIVWYLLKIPVGL is encoded by the coding sequence ATGAAGACAAAATGGCGCATGCCCCATCCTGCAACGATGTTCATGCTACTGACAATGGCAGTGGTCTTTCTTTCATGGATATGTGATATCTATGGATTGAAGGTGACATTGCCACAGACCGGTGAAGATATTCGTGTACAAAGCCTGCTGAGTCCGGAAGGAATTCGCTGGTGGTTGAGGAACGCTATCAAGAACTTTACAGGGTTTGCTCCGTTGGGCATGGTGATTATTGCCATGTTCGGATTGGGAGTTGCCCAACACTCCGGTTTTATTGATGCATGTATCCGTATGGGGGTGGGCAACCGCAAGGAGAAGAGGAAAATTATCTTGTGGGTGATTGTTCTAGGATTATTGTCGAATGCTATTGGTGACGGTGGATATATTATCTTATTGCCTATTGCCGCTATGCTGTTTCAGTGGGTGGGAATTCATCCGATTGCGGGGATTGTGACGGCTTATGTCTCCGTTGCCTGCGGGTATAGTGCCAATATTGTGTTGAGTACGATGGACCCGTTGCTGGCTCATACCACACAGGAGGCAGCGTTGGCTCAAACGGGCTATCAGGGAAATACGGAACCTCTTTGCAATTACTTCTTCATGAGTGCTTCTACGATAGTAATTACTGCCATTGTTTACTGGGTGACTCAAAAATGGCTTCTTCCCAGATTGGGTAAATATGAAGGAAGTGTGAAGGTGGAAGCCTATCGTCCCCTGTCCCGTAAAGAGAGACGTGCGATTATGATTTCTATTATGGTGGCGGCTGTCTATGTAGCTCTTGTTTTATGGCTTACTTTTTCCTCTTACGGAATTCTGCGGGGTGTGAATGGAGGTTTGATGCATTCACCTTTCATTGCCGGTATTTTGTTTCTTCTATCTTTGGGAGCGGGCATTACGGGGATGGCGTATGGCTTTAGTTCCGGTCGCTATCGCACAGACAATGATGTGATTGAAGGGTTGACGCAGCCCATGAAACTTCTAGGCGTCTATTTCGTAATTGCTTTCTTTGCCGCTCAGATGTTCGCCTGTTTCGAGTATTCTCATTTGGACAAATGTCTTGCCATAATGGGTGCCGAGTTGGTTTCTTCCTTTGAACCGGCTCCATTGGCAGCTTTGGTCTTATTTATCTTGTTCACGGCATTTATCAATCTGATTATGGTATCTGCCACTTCCAAATGGGCTTTCATGTCTTTCATCTTTATCCCGATGTTTGCGCAGATGGGAATATCGCCGGACGTAGCACAATGTGCTTTCCGTATTGGAGATAGCTCGACAAATGCCATTACTCCTTTCTTATTTTATATGCCTTTGGTGCTGACTTATATGCGGCAGTATGATAAGCAGATTACGTATGGTACATTACTTAAATATACCTGGAGATATTCATTGGCTATCTTGTTTGCCTGGACATTACTGTTTATCGTTTGGTATTTGCTGAAAATACCGGTGGGTTTATAA
- a CDS encoding FecR family protein — translation MNKFYDIEELELRISNYLSGSCTEKEKETLLAFLASNEDAANTFREMSAVWAVSSVPAFAKNEDTNLLHIKEEIAASEVKTIRTRKLVPVWLKVAAAIILLLGCNYFWYTYTENLTEVYTKADSPYEIKVPAGSRTNIVLPDGTEVSLNAGSVLRYYRGFGIRERDVTLDGEGYFKVAKNEKIPFFVNTNGVQVRVVGTVFNVRAYDDDDYVMVSLLEGRVNLSALSGSAMKLFPSEQALYNKNTGRMEKMKSNASTACDWLDGGLTFENVSFADIAHRLERKFQVKIRIESERLSEEHFSGCFNSNQSIDDILEEINVEKQYTWKVSGDTIFITDKKRR, via the coding sequence ATGAATAAGTTTTATGATATAGAAGAGTTGGAATTACGGATTAGTAATTACTTGTCCGGTAGTTGCACGGAGAAAGAAAAAGAAACTCTACTTGCCTTTTTGGCGTCCAATGAGGATGCTGCCAACACCTTTCGGGAAATGTCTGCCGTATGGGCTGTCTCTTCTGTTCCCGCATTCGCAAAGAATGAGGATACTAATTTATTGCATATAAAAGAAGAAATTGCGGCTTCTGAAGTGAAAACTATCCGGACACGAAAGTTGGTACCTGTTTGGCTGAAGGTGGCTGCCGCTATTATTTTGTTGTTAGGATGTAATTATTTCTGGTACACTTATACCGAAAATCTTACGGAAGTATATACCAAAGCGGATTCTCCTTATGAAATCAAGGTACCTGCCGGTTCGCGGACGAATATTGTGCTTCCCGATGGAACGGAGGTTTCGCTGAATGCAGGTTCTGTTTTGCGTTATTACCGGGGCTTCGGTATTCGTGAACGTGATGTCACTTTAGATGGTGAAGGATACTTTAAGGTAGCGAAAAATGAGAAAATTCCTTTCTTTGTGAATACGAATGGTGTACAAGTGCGGGTAGTGGGAACTGTATTCAATGTCCGTGCTTATGATGACGATGACTATGTGATGGTATCACTGTTGGAAGGTCGTGTCAATTTATCCGCTTTGTCCGGCTCTGCGATGAAGTTATTCCCTAGCGAACAGGCTTTGTATAATAAGAATACGGGACGTATGGAAAAGATGAAATCGAATGCAAGTACCGCCTGCGACTGGCTGGATGGTGGCTTGACCTTTGAGAATGTCTCGTTTGCGGATATTGCACATCGACTGGAACGTAAATTCCAGGTGAAGATTAGAATTGAAAGTGAACGTCTGAGTGAGGAACATTTCTCAGGATGCTTCAACAGTAATCAGAGTATCGATGATATATTGGAAGAAATCAACGTTGAAAAGCAATATACATGGAAAGTGAGTGGTGACACAATCTTTATAACGGATAAAAAAAGGAGGTAA
- a CDS encoding RNA polymerase sigma-70 factor, whose protein sequence is MNLPEVSEKLIEQLNHGNIKAFDKIYHTYYLYLCAIAVYYVHDKRVAGEIVNDVFVSFWQNRHHITHPPLPYLRRAIQNASVSYLRSSYFNEKLMTEQMEEIWAFLENHILSSDNPLQALEHSEMNTMIMKKVEELPAKCRAIFKASLYEGKSYSEIAEEQNINVATVRVQMKIALTKLRESLGIPYMIAILMFL, encoded by the coding sequence ATGAATCTACCGGAAGTCTCTGAAAAGCTAATAGAGCAATTAAATCATGGTAATATTAAGGCTTTTGATAAAATCTATCATACGTACTATCTGTACTTGTGTGCAATAGCTGTTTATTATGTACATGACAAACGGGTGGCCGGAGAAATTGTGAATGATGTTTTTGTTTCTTTTTGGCAGAATCGTCATCATATTACTCATCCGCCGCTTCCATATTTGAGGCGTGCCATCCAGAATGCAAGTGTCAGCTATCTCCGTTCTTCTTATTTTAATGAGAAACTGATGACGGAGCAGATGGAAGAGATATGGGCTTTTCTCGAAAATCATATTCTTTCTTCTGATAATCCTCTGCAGGCTTTGGAACATAGCGAAATGAATACAATGATTATGAAGAAAGTTGAAGAACTTCCTGCCAAATGCCGTGCTATATTTAAGGCAAGCCTATATGAAGGAAAATCGTATAGTGAGATTGCAGAGGAACAGAATATCAATGTCGCGACTGTAAGAGTACAGATGAAAATAGCATTGACTAAGTTGCGCGAATCACTTGGTATACCGTATATGATAGCAATTTTGATGTTTCTCTAA
- a CDS encoding DUF5932 domain-containing protein, with protein MEEQKFKVIIVEDVKLELKGTEEIFRHEIPNAEVIGTAMTESEFWPLMEAQLPDLVLLDLGLGGSTTIGVDICRNIFKRYKDVHVLIFTGEILNEKLWVDVLNAGADGIILKTGELLTKTDVQAVMDGKKLVFNYPILEKIVERFKKSVANDAKRQEAVISYDIDEYDERFLRHLALGYTKEMIANLKGMPFGVKSLEKRQNDLIGRLFPNGERVGVNATRLAVRALELRIIDLDNLEADEE; from the coding sequence ATGGAAGAACAGAAGTTTAAAGTTATTATTGTAGAGGATGTAAAACTGGAGTTGAAAGGTACGGAAGAGATATTCCGTCACGAAATACCGAATGCGGAAGTGATCGGTACTGCCATGACCGAGAGTGAATTTTGGCCGTTGATGGAGGCACAGCTTCCTGACTTGGTATTGCTGGATTTGGGACTGGGTGGTTCTACTACTATCGGGGTGGATATTTGCCGGAATATATTCAAACGCTATAAAGATGTCCACGTACTGATTTTCACCGGTGAAATATTGAATGAAAAGTTATGGGTGGATGTACTGAATGCCGGTGCCGACGGAATTATCCTCAAGACGGGAGAATTACTGACCAAAACAGATGTACAGGCTGTGATGGACGGTAAGAAACTGGTTTTCAACTATCCGATTTTGGAAAAGATTGTAGAGCGTTTCAAAAAGTCAGTTGCCAATGATGCGAAGCGTCAGGAAGCAGTAATCAGCTATGATATCGATGAATATGACGAGCGTTTTCTCCGCCATCTGGCATTGGGATACACGAAAGAGATGATTGCGAACCTGAAAGGTATGCCTTTTGGTGTGAAATCATTGGAAAAAAGGCAAAACGACCTTATCGGACGTCTCTTTCCAAATGGAGAAAGAGTAGGAGTGAATGCTACCCGATTGGCTGTTCGTGCTTTGGAATTGCGCATTATTGATTTGGATAATTTGGAAGCTGACGAGGAATAG
- a CDS encoding TonB-dependent receptor codes for MLLLLSIGNVLAGYQLSAQEQSKRFNVKVDNVTLKEAIEVIKKSGNYSFLIRNNDIDLNRKVSVDISNGTINDVMGQLLTGMNVSYEVNGSRIIMFHAVTPQNEQEKSFLLKGRITDPTGEGVIGANVKVLNSTEGTITDMDGNFSLMVTLNARLSVSYIGYATQEVTVKDQRPMSVTLKEDTRLIDEVVVVGYGVQKKANLTGAVSSVKMDDVLGDRPVVSVSDALKGAMPGLQITGNSGRPGEEMSFNIRGVNSLDKNGKPLVLVDNVEMDINMLDPNDIESVTVLKDAASSAIYGARAAFGVILITTKKGSDATKLSINYSNNFSFSRPANMPHKATPLQTVQAYKDMGTINYQSGQNVDTWLDLLKEYNANPSAYPDGYAMVDGLRYSLAETDLFDDMMETGFQQTHNISVGGGTKDISYRFSFGMVNENGVLNSDKDTYKRYNVSSYLRSDVFSWITPELDIKYTNSNSSLPETSGGYGIWGAAVAFPSYFPTGTMNIDGEDLPINTPRNLINLAYPTTIQKNNLRIFGKVTITPMKNVKLIGEYTFNHLSNEKTKFDKKFYYAHGGNFVKEVSTANSKYEYSNGITDYNALNFYANYSNSWGKHDVTVMGGFNQESSDYRYAEMLRMNMINEDLPSISQATGDYFAKDKFERYTVRGLFYRINYSFAGKYLLETNGRYDGSSKFPKNSRFGFFPSVSAGWRISEEAFMQPLNTVLSNLKLRGSWGNIGNQSITPYAYIPGMDAEQAYWTVSGIKVTTLKPASLVSNSFTWEKVTTIDIGFDLGLLDNRLNMVFDWYRRDTKGMLAPGAELPGVLGASAPLQNTADLRSKGWEISVDWNDRIGKVKYNLGFNLYDAKTKITKYNNETGLFGKDKNDKDTYRVGMELGEIWGYVTDRLYTVDDFDENGKLKPGIAKVEEYNPNPGDILYKDLDGNGIINSGTSTTKDPGDRKIIGNNTRRYQYGIHGSASWNGFSLSFLLQGVGKRDLWVMNDLFYPHYDAWTTVYDSQLNYWTPEHTDSYFPRIYEKAAGNTAANTRVQTRYLQDGSYLSIRNITLSYNFPSKWMNKIGVNNLAVFFSGENLYTFDHLPKGLDPERSVTDDLGQRGFTYPYMRQYSFGINVSF; via the coding sequence ATGCTTCTGCTTTTGTCTATCGGAAACGTTTTGGCTGGCTATCAACTGTCAGCGCAGGAACAAAGCAAGAGATTCAACGTAAAAGTGGATAACGTTACTTTAAAAGAAGCCATCGAGGTCATAAAGAAGTCCGGAAACTATTCTTTCCTGATTCGCAATAATGACATTGATCTGAATAGAAAGGTTTCTGTAGATATAAGTAACGGTACGATTAATGATGTAATGGGACAGTTGCTGACAGGTATGAACGTCAGTTATGAAGTGAACGGAAGCAGAATAATCATGTTCCATGCAGTAACTCCTCAGAATGAACAGGAAAAATCATTTCTTTTGAAAGGTCGGATTACCGATCCTACGGGGGAGGGAGTGATTGGCGCGAATGTGAAAGTGCTGAATTCTACAGAAGGTACAATTACGGATATGGACGGTAATTTCTCATTGATGGTTACCTTGAATGCCCGGCTATCTGTTTCTTATATCGGATATGCTACTCAGGAAGTGACGGTGAAAGATCAGCGTCCTATGAGTGTAACCCTGAAAGAAGATACCCGTTTGATAGACGAAGTAGTGGTTGTCGGTTACGGTGTGCAAAAGAAGGCGAACCTGACAGGCGCGGTTAGTAGTGTGAAGATGGATGATGTATTGGGTGACCGTCCGGTAGTTTCCGTTAGTGATGCTTTGAAAGGAGCGATGCCCGGTTTACAGATTACCGGTAATTCAGGAAGACCCGGTGAAGAAATGAGTTTCAATATCCGTGGTGTCAACAGCCTGGATAAGAATGGAAAACCGCTGGTACTGGTGGATAACGTGGAGATGGATATTAATATGCTCGACCCGAACGACATCGAATCGGTAACGGTTCTGAAAGATGCAGCCTCTTCTGCTATTTATGGGGCTCGTGCAGCGTTTGGTGTGATTTTGATTACTACCAAGAAAGGCTCGGACGCCACTAAGCTTTCTATCAATTATTCAAATAACTTCTCATTTAGCAGACCTGCCAATATGCCGCACAAGGCTACTCCACTTCAAACGGTGCAAGCTTATAAAGATATGGGAACAATCAATTATCAAAGCGGGCAGAACGTGGATACCTGGCTGGACTTATTGAAGGAATATAATGCCAATCCGTCTGCTTATCCGGATGGTTATGCGATGGTAGACGGACTTCGGTATAGCTTGGCGGAAACAGACCTTTTCGATGATATGATGGAGACAGGCTTCCAGCAAACTCACAATATCTCGGTAGGTGGTGGTACGAAAGATATTTCTTATCGTTTCTCTTTCGGTATGGTAAATGAGAATGGTGTATTGAACTCGGATAAGGATACGTATAAACGATATAATGTTTCTTCTTATCTTCGTTCGGATGTGTTCTCGTGGATTACTCCTGAGCTGGATATAAAATACACGAACTCCAACTCTTCATTACCTGAAACTTCCGGAGGATATGGAATATGGGGAGCAGCGGTAGCATTTCCTTCTTATTTTCCTACCGGAACAATGAATATTGACGGTGAAGATTTGCCGATTAATACTCCCCGTAATTTGATTAATCTGGCATATCCGACAACTATTCAAAAGAATAATCTTCGTATTTTCGGAAAAGTGACGATTACTCCTATGAAGAACGTGAAATTGATAGGTGAATATACATTCAATCATCTAAGCAATGAGAAAACAAAGTTTGATAAAAAATTCTACTATGCCCATGGAGGTAATTTTGTAAAAGAGGTTTCTACGGCAAATTCCAAGTACGAATATTCCAATGGTATTACCGATTATAATGCATTGAACTTCTATGCTAATTATAGCAATTCGTGGGGCAAGCATGATGTCACTGTAATGGGAGGTTTCAATCAGGAAAGTAGTGATTACCGGTATGCTGAAATGTTACGCATGAATATGATTAATGAGGATCTGCCTTCTATTTCACAGGCGACAGGGGATTATTTTGCTAAGGATAAATTCGAGCGTTATACAGTAAGGGGCTTGTTCTATCGTATCAACTATTCGTTTGCCGGCAAATATTTGCTTGAAACGAACGGACGCTATGACGGTTCTTCCAAATTCCCAAAGAATAGCCGTTTTGGTTTCTTCCCTTCGGTTTCTGCCGGATGGCGTATCAGTGAAGAAGCATTTATGCAACCGCTGAACACTGTTTTGTCTAACCTGAAGTTGCGTGGCTCCTGGGGTAATATTGGTAATCAGAGTATCACTCCTTATGCATATATTCCCGGTATGGATGCCGAACAAGCTTATTGGACTGTCTCCGGTATCAAAGTGACGACGCTGAAACCCGCTTCTTTGGTGAGCAATAGCTTTACGTGGGAAAAGGTGACGACCATTGATATTGGTTTTGACCTGGGATTATTGGATAACAGGCTGAATATGGTGTTTGATTGGTATCGCAGAGATACAAAGGGCATGCTTGCTCCGGGGGCTGAACTTCCGGGTGTATTAGGTGCAAGTGCTCCTTTGCAGAATACGGCTGACCTTCGTTCCAAAGGTTGGGAAATTTCAGTAGATTGGAACGACCGGATAGGAAAAGTGAAATACAATCTGGGATTCAATCTTTATGATGCAAAGACTAAAATCACCAAATACAACAATGAAACAGGTTTGTTCGGTAAAGATAAAAATGATAAGGATACCTATCGTGTAGGAATGGAATTAGGTGAAATCTGGGGATATGTTACCGACCGTTTGTACACTGTGGATGATTTCGATGAGAATGGAAAACTGAAGCCTGGCATTGCTAAAGTAGAAGAATATAATCCGAATCCGGGGGACATATTGTATAAGGATTTAGATGGAAATGGCATCATCAACAGTGGTACGAGTACGACAAAAGACCCGGGCGACCGTAAGATTATAGGTAATAACACACGTCGTTATCAATATGGTATTCATGGTAGTGCAAGTTGGAACGGATTCTCACTGTCTTTCCTGTTGCAAGGAGTAGGAAAACGGGACTTATGGGTTATGAATGACTTGTTCTATCCGCATTATGACGCCTGGACTACTGTTTATGATTCACAATTGAATTATTGGACTCCGGAGCATACGGATAGCTATTTCCCACGTATCTATGAGAAAGCTGCCGGAAATACTGCCGCTAATACACGTGTTCAAACCCGCTATTTACAAGATGGATCATATTTGAGTATTCGCAATATAACGCTTTCTTATAATTTCCCGTCCAAGTGGATGAATAAGATTGGGGTTAATAATCTGGCAGTATTCTTTAGCGGTGAGAATCTTTATACATTCGATCATCTTCCGAAGGGACTCGATCCGGAACGTTCTGTTACGGATGATTTGGGGCAGCGCGGTTTTACCTATCCGTATATGAGACAGTATTCGTTTGGTATAAACGTTTCATTCTGA